The Temnothorax longispinosus isolate EJ_2023e chromosome 4, Tlon_JGU_v1, whole genome shotgun sequence genome has a window encoding:
- the Gt gene encoding uncharacterized protein Gt — translation MHGIMTNYKQDCGKHPYSTEQKDGLDLTVFAMDLRKKNDVNRVSSDIHEIMNQSIDLSQARNEKLRCDQINVKERDEQGERDEGDGLSVEGSSSMLSPYSESNSPKIESVDYYENSSQLKHNATLTNMCDTPGVTMTTLQQLSQPVLPNEAAKIPIAMPMHVPLLIQHNEAERIISLPAHTPTHTECSTSTDVALITSSQGKKTPRPFKAYQKNLTHIARLPYDHNSDERYAMFRKKMLESMQTNPSNSKARKVSKSPGLPTSTVDEKDAAYWERRRKNNEAAKRSREARRAKEDDLAIRAAFLEHENQQLRRELENLQLMYKHLYNSLSII, via the coding sequence ATGCACGGTATTATGACCAATTATAAACAAGACTGCGGAAAGCATCCATACTCGACTGAGCAAAAGGACGGCTTAGACTTAACCGTGTTTGCTATGGATCTACGCAAGAAGAACGACGTGAATCGTGTGTCGTCTGACATACACGAAATAATGAACCAAAGTATTGACTTATCGCAGGCTAGAAATGAAAAACTACGATGTGACCAAATAAATGTCAAGGAGAGGGATGAACAGGGTGAGAGAGATGAAGGAGATGGACTGTCCGTCGAGGGTAGTAGTAGCATGTTGTCGCCATATTCCGAGTCAAATTCGCCGAAGATTGAATCTGTGGACTACTACGAAAATAGTAGCCAATTGAAACATAACGCGACATTAACAAATATGTGCGATACCCCGGGCGTAACGATGACGACACTTCAGCAGCTATCGCAACCTGTACTTCCGAACGAAGCCGCGAAAATTCCAATAGCGATGCCAATGCATGTGCCACTTCTGATCCAACACAATGAAGCCGAAAGAATAATTTCGTTGCCAGCACACACACCAACACACACAGAGTGCTCGACGTCTACGGATGTGGCATTGATAACATCATCGCAGGGGAAGAAAACGCCGAGACCTTTCAAGGCCTATCAGAAGAACTTAACACACATCGCGCGCCTTCCCTACGATCATAACTCGGATGAGAGGTACGCGATGTTCCGTAAGAAAATGCTCGAGAGCATGCAAACGAATCCGTCGAATTCTAAAGCGCGCAAAGTGTCCAAGAGTCCTGGATTGCCCACTAGTACCGTCGATGAGAAAGACGCTGCATATTGGGAAAGGCgaaggaaaaataatgaagCAGCGAAGCGTTCCAGGGAGGCTCGGAGAGCCAAGGAGGACGACCTCGCAATCCGAGCGGCTTTCCTCGAACACGAGAACCAGCAGCTGAGGCGCGAGCTGGAGAATCTCCAGCTTATGTATAAACATTTGTATAATAGTTTgtcgataatttaa
- the Tko gene encoding small ribosomal subunit protein uS12m — MNFLARSVINLARTCIASSIQGGSLTKLCENSYSQGNVLRATTTCLSTALQGLGQIRFGSTLWQMHRRGGSYKPRRPSKNPFDGQPFMKGVVLKTVIKKPKKPNSANRKCVVVRLSNGKEMTAYVPGMGHNLQEHNIVLCRNGRLRDTPGVKIKCVRGKYDLPHVSKNN, encoded by the exons ATGAATTTCCTAGCCAGGAGCGTAATTAATTTAGCAAGGACTTGCATAGCGAGTTCCATCCAAG GTGGTAGCCTAACAAAGCTTTGTGAGAACAGCTACAGCCAAG GAAACGTACTTAGAGCCACGACGACATGTCTGAGCACAGCGCTGCAAg GATTGGGACAGATCAGATTTGGAAGCACATTATGGCAAATGCATAGGAGAGGTGGATCGTACAAACCTCGCAGACCGTCGAAGAATCCTTTCGATGGCCAACCATTTATGAAGGGCGTAGTTTTAAAAACCGTCATTAAAAAGCCAAAGAAGCCTAACTCCGCAAATCGAAAATGCGTCGTTGTGAGATTATCGAACGGCAAAGAAATGACGGCATATGTTCCCG gaATGGGCCACAATCTACAGGAACATAATATAGTGCTCTGCAGGAATGGACGACTGCGAGATACACCTGGCGTTAAGATAAAATGCGTGCGTGGAAAATACGATTTGCCACATGTATCTAAGAACaattag
- the LOC139811831 gene encoding uncharacterized protein isoform X2, whose translation MNAILVLAIVGLAMPIYCEETQVEKKQEKRGVLGLGYGGYGGLGNALIAGPAYGGYGQSYLGGVAPAYSSGHGISAPAYGYSVPVASHGYASAPLYRIGYSGGLGYGGASLGGLGHGVAAVGGPAYGIGSGYGARGLGAGIGYGAGAGLGYGAGLGHGLGAGLGAGLGAGLGAGIGAGYGHGL comes from the exons ATGAACGCTATA CTTGTATTAGCCATTGTCGGCCTGGCAATGCCAATTTATTGTGAGGAGACACAGGTAGAGAAGAAACAGGAGAAGAGGGGCGTGCTGGGTCTGGGTTACGGAGGATACGGAGGATTAGGAAACGCTCTGATTGCGGGACCGGCTTATGGAG GCTACGGACAGAGTTATCTCGGTGGCGTTGCCCCGGCCTACTCCTCGGGTCACGGCATTTCCGCACCTGCCTACGGCTACAGCGTGCCCGTAGCGTCCCACGGATACGCCAGCGCACCTCTGTACCGTATCGGTTACTCCGGCGGTCTGGGATACGGTGGCGCGAGTCTGGGAGGACTCGGACACGGAGTTGCAGCCGTTGGAGGACCAGCCTACGGTATCGGATCGGGATACGGCGCCCGCGGTCTCGGTGCGGGAATCGGCTACGGCGCCGGCGCTGGTCTGGGATACGGCGCAGGACTAGGACACGGTCTCGGCGCCGGTCTCGGTGCCGGTCTTGGTGCCGGTCTTGGTGCCGGTATTGGTGCCGGTTACGGCCACGGATTGTAA